A portion of the Canis aureus isolate CA01 chromosome 32, VMU_Caureus_v.1.0, whole genome shotgun sequence genome contains these proteins:
- the GTF2A2 gene encoding transcription initiation factor IIA subunit 2 has protein sequence MAYQLYRNTTLGNSLQESLDELIQSQQITPQLALQVLLQFDKAINSALAQRVRNRVNFRGSLNTYRFCDNVWTFVLNDVEFREVTELIKVDKVKIVACDGKNTGSNTTE, from the exons ATGGCATATCAGTTATATAGAAAtaccactttgggaaacagtctCCAGGAGAGCCTTGATGAGCTCATACAG TCTCAACAGATTACCCCCCAACTTGCCCTTCAAGTTCTACTTCAGTTTGATAAAGCTATAAATTCAGCATTGGCGCAGAGGGTTAGGAACAGAGTCAATTTCAGG ggcTCTCTAAATACATACAGATTCTGCGATAACGTGTGGACTTTTGTATTGAATGATGTTGAATTCAGAGAGGTGACAGAACTTATTAAAGTGGATAAAGTGAAAATTGTAGCCTGTGATGGTAAAA